A section of the Sphaerobacter thermophilus DSM 20745 genome encodes:
- a CDS encoding ECF transporter S component, which produces MEPTRDRPRFELSARLVAIIGVMIAVVFVATFSVKIPIPGGYIHFGDIAIYFASFVFGPIVGLLAGALGPTLSDLLSYPSYAPGTFVIHGLQGLVAGMIGWRAGVPRMILAVIAGGAIIVGGYFLYDLAVVRVGLGVAVTDAGFNTLQAVTGAVVAIPLVLAVRQAYPPIATWTARRTWREEPE; this is translated from the coding sequence ATGGAGCCAACCCGCGATCGACCGCGCTTTGAATTGAGTGCACGGCTCGTTGCGATCATCGGTGTGATGATCGCCGTCGTCTTCGTCGCCACGTTCAGTGTGAAGATCCCGATCCCCGGCGGCTACATCCACTTCGGCGATATCGCGATCTACTTCGCGTCGTTTGTCTTCGGCCCCATCGTCGGCCTGCTCGCCGGGGCACTCGGCCCGACGCTGTCGGATCTCCTGTCGTACCCGAGCTACGCGCCGGGTACCTTCGTCATCCACGGTCTTCAGGGGCTCGTCGCGGGCATGATCGGCTGGCGCGCGGGGGTGCCGCGCATGATCTTGGCGGTGATCGCCGGGGGCGCCATCATCGTCGGCGGCTACTTCCTGTACGACCTGGCCGTGGTCCGCGTCGGGCTCGGCGTGGCCGTGACCGATGCCGGCTTCAACACCCTGCAGGCCGTCACCGGTGCGGTCGTCGCCATCCCCCTGGTGCTAGCCGTGCGCCAGGCCTACCCGCCGATCGCCACCTGGACTGCCCGGCGTACCTGGCGCGAAGAGCCGGAGTAG
- the rsgA gene encoding ribosome small subunit-dependent GTPase A: MEADPIAQTPLEQDANPRPPNIVIRGYGQYYDVRTPEGIVRCTVRGVLKRARRKTDPVAVGDRVEITLTGPGEGVIEAVAPRLRTLSRRARGTEDVEQVILANPDQLVAVFAVAEPEPHPRMLDRFLIIAEARGLAAAVCVNKIDLDPSGELRRIFDPYRAAGYPVIETSATTGVGIDELRAILHGKVSALSGPSGVGKSSLINALHPELDLRVGEISAVTGKGRHTTTATTLILLDDETYIADTPGIRQLGFWGIDFERLDHYFPEFRPYLDQCYYADCTHLTEPGCAVLAAVEAGAIDYDRYESYRALRAGTDDR; encoded by the coding sequence ATGGAGGCGGATCCGATCGCCCAGACACCGCTCGAGCAAGACGCGAATCCCCGACCGCCAAACATCGTCATCCGCGGCTACGGCCAGTACTACGATGTCCGCACACCCGAGGGTATCGTGCGCTGCACCGTCCGCGGTGTGCTCAAGCGTGCGCGCCGCAAGACCGACCCGGTGGCGGTTGGGGATCGGGTCGAGATCACGCTGACCGGACCGGGTGAGGGGGTGATCGAAGCGGTCGCGCCGCGGTTGCGGACCCTCTCGCGGCGCGCTCGCGGCACCGAGGACGTCGAACAGGTCATCCTGGCCAACCCGGATCAGTTAGTCGCCGTGTTTGCCGTGGCCGAGCCCGAGCCGCACCCGCGTATGCTCGACCGCTTCCTCATCATCGCCGAGGCGCGCGGGCTGGCGGCGGCGGTCTGTGTCAACAAGATCGACCTCGACCCGTCCGGGGAGCTGCGTCGCATCTTCGATCCCTACCGCGCGGCCGGCTACCCGGTTATCGAGACGAGCGCCACCACCGGCGTCGGGATCGACGAGCTGCGCGCCATCTTGCACGGTAAGGTCTCGGCGCTCTCCGGCCCCTCCGGTGTGGGCAAGTCGAGCCTCATCAACGCGCTGCACCCTGAGTTAGACCTGCGCGTGGGGGAAATCAGCGCCGTGACCGGAAAGGGGCGGCACACGACCACTGCCACAACCCTGATCCTCCTCGACGACGAGACCTATATTGCCGACACTCCCGGCATCCGCCAGCTCGGCTTCTGGGGCATCGACTTCGAGCGCCTCGATCACTACTTCCCGGAGTTTCGCCCTTACCTCGACCAGTGCTACTATGCCGACTGCACCCATCTGACCGAGCCGGGCTGCGCCGTGCTGGCCGCTGTGGAGGCCGGTGCGATCGATTACGATCGGTACGAGAGCTACCGGGCGCTGCGCGCGGGAACCGACGACCGCTAG
- a CDS encoding DinB family protein, with protein MDTAIQSLRDGFKQVLAEQHDAWRQVLDGLSAEALNWSPGPEMNSLAVLVTHSLGAEEFLIATAVGEAVQRDREAEFRAEAPDATTLLRLIDESSARTAELLDRVTAEDLSAIRQPAGDRLNRRHPGIWWLLHAVEHSREHLGQALLTRQLYESRS; from the coding sequence ATGGACACCGCGATCCAGAGCCTGCGCGATGGCTTCAAGCAGGTGCTCGCCGAGCAGCACGACGCCTGGCGGCAGGTGCTCGATGGATTGAGCGCCGAGGCACTCAACTGGAGCCCCGGCCCGGAGATGAACTCGCTCGCGGTGCTGGTGACGCATTCGCTTGGGGCCGAAGAGTTTCTGATCGCCACGGCCGTCGGTGAGGCGGTTCAGCGTGACCGGGAGGCCGAGTTCCGCGCCGAGGCGCCCGACGCCACGACGCTGCTGCGCCTCATCGACGAGTCCAGTGCCCGCACCGCCGAGCTGCTCGATCGCGTGACCGCTGAGGACCTCTCGGCGATCCGCCAGCCGGCGGGGGACCGGTTGAATCGCCGCCACCCCGGGATCTGGTGGCTGCTCCATGCCGTCGAGCACAGCCGTGAGCACCTGGGCCAGGCCCTGCTGACCCGCCAGCTCTACGAGTCGCGTTCCTAG
- a CDS encoding CsbD family protein, which translates to MSDDRDQLKGKGEELKGKAKQAWGDMTDDTQTEAEGKGEEIKGKAREKMGEARDRLSDLGDDEEKRQ; encoded by the coding sequence ATGAGTGACGACCGCGACCAGTTGAAGGGCAAGGGCGAAGAGCTCAAGGGGAAAGCCAAGCAGGCCTGGGGCGACATGACCGATGATACCCAGACCGAGGCTGAAGGCAAGGGCGAGGAGATCAAGGGCAAGGCCCGTGAGAAAATGGGCGAGGCCCGCGACCGCCTGAGCGACCTGGGCGACGACGAAGAGAAGCGGCAATAA